The following are encoded together in the Fusarium keratoplasticum isolate Fu6.1 chromosome 1, whole genome shotgun sequence genome:
- a CDS encoding DOMON domain-containing protein, with protein MKSTVGTLLASTAALYVHGTSAVTSAFCPNDGDVCFRWGVPEASASSGSGNIYFQMEAPSSVQWAGLGIGPSMSGAEMFLIYQNGDGNVTLSTRTGTGHVMPQYTRRTAVELLAGSGVSGGKLIANIRCGDCDSLDFEGSNSWIAAWKNGDSLDSTSVSERISEHDEHSSFSVNFAQASMSSDSNPFTSSSDDSDSNSDSDSKTGSGSGSGSGSGSDSNSGVVTESSGPSKTVLRAHGIIMSIVFLAAYPLGAVLMPIIGNWLVHAGWQFIAFLGMWAGFGLGYVYARDGGYWWQQTHTKMGTIVVALMGLQPILGFAHHRYFRSHGKRGVISHVHIWFGRILMILGIINGGLGLQLANSSKGYIIAYSVIAGIAALLYTGSIFVGGMRRTARAKSISPQMSQEEQR; from the exons ATGAAGTCGACAGTTGGCACATTATTAGCTTCCACGGCGGCGTTGT ACGTCCACGGCACATCAGCCGTCACCTCGGCCTTCTGCCCCAACGATGGAGACGTCTGTTTCCGCTGGGGCGTCCCAGAGGCGTCCGCTAGCTCGGGTTCTGGCAACATCTACTTCCAGATGGAAGCTCCCAGCAGCGTCCAATGGGCCGGCCTCGGTATCGGTCCCAGCATGTCAGGCGCCGAGATGTTCCTCATCTACCAGAACGGCGACGGCAACGTGACTCTCAGCACACGGACTGGCACCGGTCATGTCATGCCCCAATACACAAGGCGGACAGCAGTTGAACTCCTCGCCGGCTCTGGCGTCTCTGGCGGCAAGCTGATTGCTAACATTCGGTGCGGCGACTGCGATAGTCTTGACTTTGAGGGATCCAACTCGTGGATCGCGGCCTGGAAGAATGGTGACTCCCTAGACTCGACCAGTGTCTCGGAGAGGATCAGCGAGCACGACGAGCATAGCAGCTTCTCTGTCAACTTTGCTCAGGCATCCATGAGCTCTGATAGCAACCCTTTCACTTCCAGCAGTGACGATTCCGACTCGAATTCCGATTCAGACTCCAAgactggctctggctctggctctggctccggctccggctccgatTCCAACTCTGGAGTTGTAACCGAGTCCTCTGGCCCGAGCAAGACCGTGCTAAGAGCTCACGGTATCATCATGTCCATCGTCTTCCTTGCTGCATACCCCCTGGGAGCTGTTCTGATGCCCATCATTGGAAACTGGTTGGTCCACGCCGGCTGGCAGTTCATCGCCTTCCTGGGTATGTGGGCTGGCTTCGGTCTTGGTTACGTCTATGCCCGTGACGGGGGCTAT TGGTGGCAGCAAACCCACACCAAGATGGGCACAATTGTTGTTGCGCTGATGGGTCTCCAACCCATTCTTGGATTCGCCCATCACCGATACTTTAGAAGCCATGGCAAGCGAGGGGTCATCAGCCACGTCCATATCTGGTTCGGTCGAATCCTCATGATCCTTGGTATCATCAACGGAGGACTGGGCCTGCAGCTTGCAAACTCCTCCAAGGGATATATCATTGCCTACTCGGTCATTGCTGGTATCGCGGCCCTGCTTTACACTGGTAGCATCTTTGTTGGCGGCATGAGGAGGACGGCTCGCGCCAAGTCAATCTCTCCGCAAATGTCCCAGGAGGAGCAGCGATAA
- a CDS encoding CYCLIN domain-containing protein codes for MASIDRYRPPREGYQPPSLPANPRPERDSRSRSPRRRDAVPPAVPTPPQHSTRTSPPRPQRRRSQASPAQSGAQTPRAGPNQWSFTSNEVRSTPSIIEGIAPAEERMRRAKGVNFIYQAGVMLDLPQITLWVAGVFFHRFYMRCHMLPEKGGIHHYNIAATALFLANKVEENCRKTKDIIIAVAKVAQKNAKLIIDEQSKEYWRWRDSILTYEEVMLEQLTFDLMIDNPYQHLFKLLGKLEIVHNKHLRQAAWAFCNDACLTAIPLLIEARDVAISAIFFASVHTNQQIDDIDGEPWWKHLKGDEDRCSKAIEVMREFYTENPLRKQNPSLPSPAFHLENTRRRGDTLLSQPDTLSSTTGTPMEGDRASRSPGAASRVNGVSKDGREGGSQSKSEENDYAPRSPLKRREPDDGEPKNERAEKRARHSEDEEGELVEE; via the exons ATGGCGAGCATCGATCGCTACCGACCTCCCAGGGAAGGCTATCAGCCTCCGAGCCTGCCCGCAAACCCTCGACCGGAACGCGATTCCAGATCACGATCTCCCCGACGACGCGATGCGGTCCCCCCGGCAGTTCCTACTCCTCCCCAGCACTCGACACGAACATCTCCCCCGAGACCCCAGCGGCGCCGGAGCCAGGCGTCGCCGGCGCAGTCTGGCGCACAAACACCAAGAGCCGGCCCCAACCAATGGTCTTTCACCTCCAACGAGGTGCGAAGCACGCCCAGCATCATCGAGGGCATCGCGCCGGCCGAGGAGAGGATGCGCAGAGCCAAGGGGGTCAACTTTATCTACCAAGCTGGAGTCATGCTGGACTTGCCTCAGATAACACTCTGGGTGGCCGGCGTCTTCTTCCATCGCTTCTACATGCGCTGCCATATGCTCCCAGAGAAGGGCGGCATACATCACTAT AACATCGCTGCCACAGctctcttcttggcaaacAAGGTTGAAGAGAACTGTCGGAAGACAaaggacatcatcatcgcgGTTGCCAAGGTCGCGCAGAAGAacgccaagctcatcatcgacgagcAGAGCAAGGAGTActggcgatggcgagacaGCATCCTGACGTACGAGGAGGTCATGCTGGAACAGCTGACATTCGACCTGATGATCGATAACCCTTACCAGCACCTGTTCAAGCTTCTGGGCAAGCTCGAGATCGTACACAACAAGCATCTGCGACAAGCGGCCTGGGCGTTCTGCAACGATGCCTGCTTGACGGCCATCCCACTCTTGATCGAGGCGCGAGACGTCGCCATTAGCGCAATCTTCTTCGCCAGCGTGCACACGAACCAGCAGATCGATGATATTGACGGCGAACCCTGGTGGAAGCACTTGAAGGGCGATGAGGATCGGTGCTCCAAGGCTATTGAGGTGATGCGTGAGTTTTACACGGAGAATCCGCTTAGAAAACAGAACCCGTCGCTGCCATCCCCAGCCTTTCACCTTGAGAACacccgacgacgaggcgATACCCTGCTGAGCCAGCCCGACACACTGTCGTCGACAACAGGCACCCCGATGGAGGGTGACCGGGCGAGTCGAAGCCCTGGCGCCGCTTCCAGAGTCAACGGCGTCAGCAAggatggccgagaaggaggatcgCAGTCCAAGTCAGAGGAAAACGACTATGCACCACGATCACCCCTAAAACGGAGAGAGCCCGACGATGGCGAACCCAAGAACGAAAGGGCCGAGAAGCGAGCCAGGCACtctgaggatgaagagggcgagctggtcgaggagTGA
- a CDS encoding U6 snRNA-associated Sm-like protein LSm8 — MATLGGYLNKKVLIVTADSRILVGTLAACDNTTNLVLNNAIERIIRTPDDPEPSAQVPLGLYLVRGDNVCSIGLVDEALDDSINWTEVKGSAIGGIKHI; from the exons ATGGCTACTCTCGGCGGATACCTCAACA AGAAGGTCCTGATCGTCACAGCAGACTCGAGAATCCTCGTCGGAACCCTAGCAGCCTGCGACAACACAACAAACTTG GTCTTGAACAATGCGATAGAGCGCATTATCCGAACTCCCGACGACCCGGAACCCTCAGCCCAAGTGCCCCTGGGCCTATACCTCGTGCGTGGCGACAATGTCTGCTCCATCGGCCTCGTGGACGAGGCGCTCGACGATAGCATCAACTGGACAGAAGTCAAGGGCTCAGCGATCGGAGGCATAAAACACATTTAG
- a CDS encoding IU-nuc-hydro domain-containing protein yields the protein MAPKQKIIIDTDPGVDDILALLLALSASPEELEVLMVSVTYGNVPLQSCLRNVVSLFHVLGKELEWRKSSGRTEGYEAMKASKPIVAVGPEHALCDEELMADYFHGADGLHNVHEAHPDLSPSETWRELFKEGAAGAQDYSPFFTPSKAPAHKEILRLLKENPVDTISILAVGPLTNVAMAAAEDPETFLRVKELVVMGGAVECEGNVTPVAEFNCYADAVAAARVYALTSFNPRFTMPAVPQELSTLPPYPAKLSRQLKLTLCPLDITTPHLIHKNYFAENVKAHVDAGSPLAQWVSHFVTGAFQKIEDMEGDENEPGLSLHDPLTVWYMLTRDDPKWKTPEKLEDIRVETSGQWTRGMHVVDRRLRVKPAEAAIALSANPDEDPHIQILDQVPGDDMFWLSVRRGNRVNRVIDSPGHDIFKEVLMQRIFD from the exons ATGGCTCCTAAGCAAAAGATCATTATCGATACAGACCCAG gtgTCGATGACATCCTGGCTCTGCTTCTGGCTCTAAGTGCCAGTCCtgaagagcttgaggttCTCATGGTTTCTGTCACTTACGGCAATGTTCCTCTTCAAAG CTGCCTTCGAAACGTTGTGTCTCTCTTCCATGTTCTTGGAAAGGAACTCGAGTGGAGAAAGTCCTCTGGTAGGACTGAAGGCTACGAAGCCATGAAGGCGAGCAAGCCTATTGTCGCTGTCGGTCCGGAACATGCTCTCTGCGACGAGGAGCTTATGGCAGACTACTTCC ACGGCGCCGATGGCTTGCATAACGTTCATGAGGCTCATCCCGACCTCTCTCCTTCGGAGACTTGGAGGGAGCTCTTCAAGGAGGGTGCAGCGGGTGCTCAAGACTACTCCCCCTTCTTCACCCCCTCCAAGGCTCCAGCCCACAAGGAGATCCTTCGTCTGCTTAAGGAGAACCCCGTTGACACCATCTCGATCTTGGCTGTTGGGCCTCTGACCAATgtggccatggcggctgCAGAGGACCCTGAGACATTCCTCCGCGTGAAGGAGCTTGTGGTCATGGGTGGAGCCGTGGAGTGCGAAGGTAATGTAACTCCTGTCGCCGAGTTTAACTGCTACGCGGATGCTGTGGCAGCCGCCCGGGTATATGCCTTGACGTCGTTCAACCCACGCTTCACGATGCCGGCGGTGCCCCAGGAGCTCTCGACACTGCCACCTTACCCAGCCAAGCTCTCTCGACAGCTCAAGCTGACACTCTGCCCACTTGACATCACAACTCCTCATCTCATTCACAAGAACTATTTCGCGGAAAATGTCAAGGCCCACGTCGATGCTGGAAGCCCCCTCGCCCAGTGGGTGTCCCATTTTGTCACTGGTGCATTCCAAAAGATCGAAGACATGGAGGGAGATGAAAATGAGCCTGGTCTTTCTTTGCATGATCCCTTGACTGTCTGGTACATGTTGACCCGGGATGACCCCAAGTGGAAGACGcctgagaagctggaggataTCCGTGTCGAGACCAGCGGTCAGTGGACACGCGGCATGCATGTCGTTGACCGCAGGCTCAGGGTGAAGCCGGCCGAGGCTGCTATCGCCCTCTCGGCGAACCCAGACGAAGACCCTCATATCCAGATCCTCGACCAGGTTCCAGGTGACGACATGTTTTGGTTGAGCGTGCGCAGGGGCAACCGTGTCAACCGTGTGATTGACTCTCCCGGTCACGATATCTTCAAGGAGGTGCTGATGCAGAGGATCTTTGACTAG
- a CDS encoding Rhomboid domain-containing protein: MSLFACSNSSRVLLRSALRGVASKASSSAPQPFAPTRWISGCASRSRQGLCLSSSDARSHNAAFVTQYPSYETRRTLFSDRTIRKYEDLPKDYRDQVGLPFRNIDLKDGEVLGVFGKGINAKRANHLLRILHGRRVAGTLDDPAFAIHTASFTKDQIEKALKYLRKSVPVDEVINAGLRAEDELAQLEQEMEAAENEKLAKEAAKKEEAKAPASSYTPDPVYGHSKFDEIRARNVAKRKAQEAAEEEERKAAEARGEVASGPLAKVGEKKERQITNPRIAEYHRKAQSDLEAPPELKAWERILPSATVVALVIGFLAAVATVYEEPDARYRVFPDISTAHATLGAIIAINVLVWAGWKFPPLWSMFNKYMIFVVATVKPVTMFTSPFSHQKLSHLFINMAPLWLIGSLVHDEVGRANFLALYLGCGAVGFLGSLVTYTLRGWLSITSLGASGATLGLCSAYFWEHRDDGFRFFGLPENGVHGIVFLALLFVPQLAAFGKTAKFKVDIASHIVGMFAGILGIEYLNRSGEKRERKVIDMSAGQGQTATPSQ; the protein is encoded by the coding sequence ATGAGCCTCTTTGCCTGCTCCAATTCCTCCCGAGTCCTGCTGAGGTCCGCCCTCCGCGGCGTGGCCTCCAAGGCTTCGTCTTCAGCACCGCAGCCGTTTGCGCCCACAAGATGGATATCTGGATGTGCATCTCGGAGTCGACAAGGCCTGTGCCTTTCTTCTTCGGATGCTAGGAGTCACAATGCGGCTTTTGTGACACAATATCCCTCCTACGAGACCCGACGAACGCTCTTCTCCGACAGGACGATCCGGAAATATGAGGACCTACCAAAGGACTACAGAGACCAGGTCGGCCTGCCGTTTAGAAATATAGATCTCAAAGATGGAGAAGTGCTCGGGGTCTTTGGAAAGGGCATCAATGCCAAGAGGGCCAACCATCTGCTTCGCATCCTCCATGGCCGCCGAGTCGCCGGCACCCTCGACGACCCGGCCTTTGCTATCCACACGGCATCGTTTACCAAGGATCAGATCGAAAAGGCGCTGAAATATCTGCGAAAGTCGGTTCCCGTGGATGAAGTGATCAATGCAGGTCTGCGGGCCGAGGACGAACTTGCGCAGTTGGAACAAGAGATGGAGGCCGCAGAGAACGAGAAGCTTGCAAAGGAAGCCGCtaagaaggaagaggccaaggctcccGCTTCGTCTTATACGCCTGACCCCGTCTACGGCCACAGCAAGTTTGACGAGATACGAGCGCGCAATGTCGCCAAGCGCAAGGCACaggaggctgccgaggaggaggagcgtaAGGCGGCCGAGGCTAGGGGAGAAGTGGCTTCTGGTCCTCTCGCCAAGgtcggcgagaagaaggagcgcCAGATCACGAACCCCCGCATCGCCGAGTACCACCGAAAGGCCCAATCCGACCTGGAGGCACCCCCGGAGCTCAAGGCCTGGGAGCGTATCCTGCCCTCTGCTACCGTTGTTGCTCTCGTCATTGGTTTCCTTGCTGCCGTCGCTACAGTCTATGAGGAGCCCGACGCCAGATACCGCGTGTTCCCTGACATCTCGACAGCCCATGCAACACTGGGTGCCATCATTGCGATCAACGTGCTTGTCTGGGCCGGCTGGAAATTCCCTCCTCTCTGGTCCATGTTCAACAAATACATGATCTTTGTCGTGGCAACCGTCAAGCCCGTGACCATGTTCACCTCACCCTTCTCCCACCAGAAGCTCAGCCATCTATTTATCAACATGGCCCCCCTTTGGCTCATTGGCAGCCTCGTTCATGACGAAGTCGGCCGTGCCAATTTCCTGGCACTTTACCTGGGTTGCGGTGCCGTTGGCTTCCTTGGCAGCTTGGTAACATATACGCTTCGCGGCTGGTTAAGCATCACGTCACTGGGCGCCTCGGGTGCTACTCTAGGCCTGTGCTCAGCGTACTTCTGGGAGCaccgtgatgatggcttcagaTTCTTTGGTCTTCCGGAAAACGGTGTGCATGGAATCGTGTTCCTTGCTCTCCTATTTGTGCCTCAGCTTGCGGCCTTTGGCAAGAcggccaagttcaaggttgATATTGCGTCGCACATCGTTGGCATGTTTGCGGGTATTTTGGGCATCGAATACCTCAATCGCTCCGGGGAGAAGCGCGAGCGCAAGGTGATTGACATGTCTGCTGGACAAGGTCAGACTGCAACCCCGTCGCAGTAG
- a CDS encoding Deacetylase sirtuin-type domain-containing protein, with product MSTSSPLTALSDSEQSTLSSPLSNLSKTPSLPSSPDMPVDPAKRYPSPTSTTVSGIQSPVKLGEPIFDHEIVSKALDDSADGPPPAKKRRISPPKERTTEYLDLMKPDEEFTPEDSRQMERLVTALRKKKKIVVIAGAGISVSAGIPDFRSATGLFATAKSQHKLAGSGKHLFDASVYKHDATTRSFHKMVREMAQMTQSAKPTPFHHLLASLAQEGRLLRLYSQNIDCIDTSMKPLATNIPLNPKGPWPATIQLHGSLEKMVCTKCGQLQPFDGSVFDGAEAPLCGACVVDDQVRTAHAGKRSHGIGRLRPRFVLYNEFNPDEEAIGNVSRADLKARPDAVLVVGTTLKIPGTRRLVKEMCQVARGRRDGITAWINLDSEPKGVDLKNCWDIVVRSKCDNVARLAALPPWDCPVGDDYEVSQEEHRESQERRSKTTFAVNIPVNPDIETELSGKPKQFEQVQGIPTPNASPKISAAKKPAKTKQSKISFTGKASTNDKSNKVTKPRGRKPGRRPLPADPPKKSAMQSFKAVKNVAAQAKTTKTGPNGPSKRDVPVKEVSDATTLPPLRPARRVSQENFLYKHEPSERADDSSSGPPSSPTMAPSRRGPDTISPKSVPASLRRLID from the coding sequence ATGAGCACCTCAAGCCCGTTAACAGCCCTTTCCGACTCGGAGCAGTCGACCCTCTCGTCGCCGCTCTCAAACCTCTCAAAAACGCCATCCCTGCCTTCCTCGCCCGATATGCCCGTCGACCCGGCCAAGCGCTATCCCTCACCGACGTCCACCACCGTCTCAGGCATTCAGTCTCCTGTCAAGCTAGGCGAGCCCATCTTCGACCACGAGATCGTCAGCAAAGCTCTCGATGACTCGGCCGACGGTCCTCCGCCCGCCAAGAAGCGCCGAATTTCGCCCCCGAAAGAGCGCACCACCGAGTACCTGGATCTGATGAAGCCCGACGAGGAGTTTACGCCTGAGGACAGTCGCCAAATGGAGAGGCTGGTCACTGCGCtgcgcaagaagaagaagattgttGTCATTGCTGGCGCTGGTATTTCTGTTTCTGCTGGGATTCCCGACTTCCGTTCCGCCACGGGATTGTTCGCTACCGCCAAAAGCCAGCATAAACTCGCAGGATCTGGCAAGCACCTCTTTGATGCGTCAGTCTACAAGCACGATGCGACCACGCGGTCTTTTCACAAGATGGTCCGGGAAATGGCCCAGATGACGCAGAGCGCGAAGCCCACCCCCTTTCACCACCTACTAGCGTCATTGGCTCAGGAAGGCCGTCTACTGCGCCTTTATTCGCAAAACATTGACTGTATCGACACGTCGATGAAACCTCTGGCTACAAATATTCCTCTCAACCCCAAAGGACCATGGCCGGCTACGATCCAGCTGCACGGCAGCCTCGAAAAGATGGTCTGTACCAAGTGTGGCCAACTCCAACCCTTCGATGGCAGTGTTTTCGATGGTGCAGAGGCCCCACTTTGCGGCGCCTGTGTGGTTGATGACCAGGTTCGAACTGCCCATGCTGGAAAGCGAAGCCACGGTATCGGCAGGCTACGACCGCGATTTGTGCTCTACAATGAGTTCAACCCCGATGAGGAGGCTATCGGAAACGTGTCTCGCGCCGACCTTAAGGCACGACCTGATGCCGTCTTGGTTGTTGGTACAACATTGAAGATTCCCGGAACCCGCAGACTTGTCAAGGAAATGTGCCAGGTCGCCCGAGGTCGTCGAGATGGCATCACTGCTTGGATTAACCTGGACAGCGAACCGAAGGGCGTTGATTTGAAGAACTGCTGGGACATCGTGGTACGGTCTAAGTGCGACAACGTTGCTCGGCTAGCCGCCCTTCCCCCCTGGGATTGTCCTGTTGGAGATGACTATGAGGTCTCTCAGGAAGAGCATCGCGAGAGCCAGGAGCGCCGCAGCAAGACAACATTCGCAGTCAATATTCCTGTGAATCCCGATATCGAGACAGAGCTTTCAGGAAAGCCGAAGCAGTTCGAGCAGGTGCAGGGAATTCCGACACCCAACGCAAGCCCCAAGATCtcagcagccaagaagcctgcAAAGACCAAGCAGAGCAAAATTTCATTCACCGGCAAAGCATCAACAAACGACAAGTCGAACAAGGTCACCAAGCCTCGCGGTCGCAAGCCGGGTAGACGACCCCTCCCAGCCGATCCACCCAAGAAATCAGCCATGCAGAGCTTCAAGGCGGTCAAAAATGTCGCAGCTCAGGCAAAGACGACGAAAACTGGACCGAACGGACCGTCGAAACGGGATGTCCCGGTCAAGGAAGTGTCCGATGCCACCACCCTCCCCCCTCTGCGCCCCGCGCGCAGGGTATCTCAGGAAAACTTTCTCTACAAGCACGAGCCGAGCGAGAGGGCGGACGATTCTAGCTCTGGTCCTCCTTCGTCTCCCACCATGGCGCCATCGAGACGGGGGCCCGATACCATCTCTCCCAAGTCAGTTCCTGCGAGTCTGCGCAGACTTATTGATTAA
- a CDS encoding Ubiquitin-like domain-containing protein → MEDKGAASPPIVKKKLPFKPTALRRFAAPKPTPTQPDEKEEEVKESDDDGLSLFRRSKEMAPIVAADRERRLKRHQKHQMDVERRTREAAREKRPREESEEVVNQDEPVVSDEIGPEVAAGSQSSPARPRSSEVAEQPPATQDTTDRASELVTPPPSKRSRLSSSSSSKKPIPALELDEDDDEPFRDASPTPFQRKPSTPSRAPKMVKPPPAPTNVISIDSDSDSDDVSLKPTSVPASRRSASIVELVDRTSSRQSPKEPSPPPEDDEFAEYVRKAKERRDRDQALLQTGLDGKPKKEFVDILITSQVPGTRPLKLKYLFDKPFRLTRETWSSYQNKSGVSIPVDDVILTWRKKKIYNTSTLLSLGIRPQGDGRVIADGQGSEGFEDNRSLVHVEAWTPELFQEMERNEELRRRREAGDISEEDDDQEEEPADDIKLKVVLKSRDLEDLGLTIRPETTVETLITCFRAQRKVDPNKQVGLWWDGDRLEEHVTMEEAQIEDMDTLEVYIQ, encoded by the exons atggaggACAAAGGCGCGGCGTCGCCGCCAAtagtcaagaagaagctcccCTTCAAGCCCACCGCGCTGCGCCGATTCGCCGCGCCCAAGCCCACGCCCACGCAGCctgacgagaaggaggaggaggtcaaggagagcgacgacgatgggcTGTCCCTGTTCCGGCGCTCAAAAGAGATGGCGCCCATCGTTGCCGCAGACCGTGAGAGGCGCCTCAAGAGGCATCAGAAGCATCAGATGGACGTCGAGCGTCGCACTAGGGAGGCCGCGCGGGAGAAACGTCCGCGGGAGGAGTCGGAAGAGGTTGTGAATCAGGACGAACCCGTTGTCAGTGACGAAATTGGTCCCGAAGTTGCTGCTGGTTCTCAGTCTTCGCCTGCTCGACCAAGGAGCAGCGAAGTTGCTGAACAACCGCCTGCTACTCAGGATACAACTGATCGCGCAAG TGAACTCGTAACCCCTCCACCCTCGAAGCGATCAAGgctcagctccagctcttcctccaagAAACCCATACCAGCCCTGGAActcgacgaagacgacgacgaaccATTCCGAGACGCATCGCCAACTCCCTTTCAGAGGAAACCGAGCACCCCGAGTCGAGCGCCAAAGATGGTTAAACCCCCGCCAGCGCCTACCAATGTCATCTCGATAGATTCCGACTCTGATTCGGATGATGTCTCCCTCAAGCCCACCTCTGTACCAGCGTCCCGTCGCAGTGCTAGCATCGTGGAACTCGTGGACCGCACCTCTTCAAGGCAATCACCAAAAGAACCGTCGCCGCCCCCTGAGGACGACGAATTTGCAGAGTACGtccgcaaggccaaggagcggCGTGACAGGGATCAAGCACTGCTGCAGACGGGCCTGGACGGCAAGCCAAAGAAGGAATTCGTCGACATTCTCATAACGAGCCAGGTCCCGGGCACCAGGCCGCTCAAGCTCAAGTACCTCTTTGACAAACCTTTTCGCCTCACCCGTGAGACTTGGTCAAGCTACCAGAACAAGTCGGGCGTGTCCATCCCCGTCGACGACGTGATTTTGACGTggcgcaagaagaagatttACAACACTTCGactctcctcagcctgggcATCAGACCCCAGGGCGATGGGCGCGTCATCGCAGATGGTCAGGGGTCAGAAGGTTTTGAGGACAACCGCTCCCTCGTGCACGTGGAGGCTTGGACGCCCGAGTTGTTCCAGGAAATGGAGCGCAACGAGGAGCTCCGACGGAGACGCGAAGCTGGCGACATCtcagaggaggacgatgaccaagaggaggagccggccgacgacatcaagctcaaggtggTGCTCAAGTCGCGggacctcgaggacctcgGCCTAACGATACGGCCCGAGACGACGGTCGAGACGCTCATCACCTGTTTCCGCGCCCAGCGCAAGGTCGATCCGAACAAGCAGGTTGGACTGTGGTGGGACGGCGACCGCCTCGAGGAGCACGTCACGATGGAGGAGGCCCAGATTGAGGACATGGACACGCTCGAGGTGTACATCCAGTGA
- a CDS encoding U6 snRNA-associated Sm-like protein LSm6: protein MENGNISQGEGKDPSSFLSDIIGNPVTVKLNSGVVYKGELQSVDGYMNIALEKTTEFVNGQKRREYGDAFVRGNNVMYISADS from the exons ATGGAGAACGGCAACATTTCGCAGGGCGAGGGCAAGGACCCCTCCAGCTTCCTGAGTGACATCATCGGCAACCCCGTCACTGTCAAGCTCAACTCGGGCGTCGTCTACAAGG GCGAGCTCCAGTCGGTGGATGGATACATGAACATTGCTTTGGAAAAGACCACCGAGTTTGTCAACGGACAGAAGCGCAGAGAGTACGGTGACGCCTTTGTTAGAGGAAACAACG TCATGTACATTTCGGCAGACTCATGA
- a CDS encoding Methyltransf-11 domain-containing protein: protein MASQVVNDVATKGFNDAQSYDTHRPSYPPESVSSLLGHLGLEGKSGSKVLDLAAGTGKFTELLAARPEGYEIVAVEPLDSMRDNLAAKKLPNVDVRGGTAAEMKDVEDGWADGCIVAQAFHWFAKEEALQEIHRILKPGAKLGLIWNAEDYNRPESWPPSTQWEHELSELNFNEKADKEPRFRHLLWKKVFERQAQAESPFFTTPIETQKIKWSVWLTPEALWDRVNTLSWNAIREGEERRVFREKFDKIVKEGDGTFNEKGEIEVHGCTFFAWTTRLEGAVRS, encoded by the exons ATGGCTTCCCAGGTTGTTAATGATGTTGCTACCAAGGGCTTCAACGATGCGCAGTCTTATGACACGCACCGGCCCTCTTACCCTCCAGAGTCTGTCAGTAGTCTCCTTGGGCACCTGGGGCTCGAGGGTAAATCTGGTAGCaaggtccttgacctcgcGGCCGGTACCGGCAAGTTCACCGAGCTGCTGGCTGCGAGGCCCGAGGGGTATGAAATTGTGGCGGTAGAGCCTCTCGACTCTATGCGGGACAACCTGGCGGCAAAGAAGCTCCCCAATGTGGACGTCCGAGGCGGGACggcggccgagatgaaggatgtGGAGGATGGGTGGGCGGATGGGTGTATCGTGGCTCAG GCATTTCACTG GTTCGCAAAGGaagaagctctccaagaGATTCACCGGATCCTCAAGCCCGGTGCCAAGCTCGGTCTGATCTGGAATGCCGAAGACT ACAACCGCCCGGAGAGCTGGCCCCCGTCCACTCAGTGGGAGCACGAGCTGAGCGAGCTCAACTTCAACGAAAAGGCTGACAAGGAGCCCCGCTTCCGGCACTTGCTCTGGAAGAAGGTGTTTGAGCGCCAGGCTCAAGCAGAGTCGCCATTCTTCACAACGCCTATCGAGACTCAAAAGATCAAGTGGTCGGTGTGGCTGACTCCGGAGGCTCTCTGGGACCGGGTGAACACGCTTAGCTGGAATGCGATCcgtgagggagaggagaggcgAGTTTTCAGAGAAAAGTTTGACAAGATCGTTAAGGAGGGTGATGGGACTTTCAATGAGAAGGGCGAGATTGAGGTCCATGGGTGCACGTTCTTTGCATGGACCACACGTCTGGAAGGAGCTGTGCGTTCTTGA